The following coding sequences are from one Eucalyptus grandis isolate ANBG69807.140 chromosome 11, ASM1654582v1, whole genome shotgun sequence window:
- the LOC120289592 gene encoding transcription termination factor MTERF8, chloroplastic-like, translated as MSKKHPQMLQCNPDPLEEKAEYLVGEMGRDLDELLDFPAFLGYKLDSRIKHRYEVKKKIIGEGMSINKLLSVLSERFAKKKDGQLIPRVEFLLELRGGDEDATGALLRELPAILKYHVEHLESQVEILRSVAGLDDQEILRIVLVFPYIVNASKERKLCPRISFLKECGLNSNEIFKFLTKAPLVLGLSFEGNIAYKLGFLVKIVYKYGTKEFEVAIGAVSRTSCENVQKVIELF; from the exons ATGAGTAAGAAGCATCCTCAGATGCTTCAGTGCAATCCTGATCCTCTGGAGGAGAAAGCGGAATATTTGGTGGGGGAGATGGGACGCGACCTTGATGAGCTATTGGATTTCCCTGCATTTCTTGGGTACAAGCTCGATAGTAGAATTAAGCATAGGTAcgaggtgaagaagaagattatagGTGAAGGAATGTCAATCAACAAGCTGCTCAGTGTATTATCTGAGAGATTTGCAAAGAAGAAG GATGGCCAATTGATTCCAAGAGTGGAGTTTCTCCTAGAACTTAGGGGAGGAGATGAAGATGCCACTGGGGCATTGTTGCGTGAACTTCCTGCCATTTTGAAATACCATGTGGAACACTTGGAAAGCCAGGTAGAGATATTGAGGTCAGTTGCAGGGTTAGATGATCAAGAAATATTAAGGATCGTACTTGTGTTTCCTTACATTGTTAATGCGAGCAAGGAGAGGAAATTGTGTCCCAGAATTAGTTTTCTTAAAGAATGTGGACTGAACTCTAATGAGATTTTTAAGTTCTTGACAAAAGCCCCTTTGGTTTTGGGTCTATCTTTTGAGGGGAACATTGCTTATAAGCTTGGTTTTCTGGTGAAAATTGTTTACAAGTACGGAACAAAGGAATTCGAGGTTGCAATAGGTGCTGTGAGTAGGACAAGTTGTGAGAATGTGCAGAAGGTGATTGAGCTCTTCTAG